The Humulus lupulus chromosome 4, drHumLupu1.1, whole genome shotgun sequence genome has a window encoding:
- the LOC133830440 gene encoding uncharacterized protein LOC133830440, with product MEKGSSSETSWADQWDPNPDPVHDPKKNGASGSGANYKQKVGEGFVKTKAVASSGVKKVKEGTSVGFQWIKSKYQKTTQKH from the coding sequence ATGGAAAAAGGGAGCTCGTCGGAGACCTCATGGGCGGACCAGTGGGACCCCAACCCGGACCCGGTTCATGACCCGAAGAAGAACGGAGCATCCGGATCGGGGGCTAACTACAAGCAGAAGGTTGGGGAAGGGTTCGTGAAAACGAAGGCGGTTGCGTCGAGTGGCGTCAAGAAGGTTAAGGAAGGCACGTCCGTCGGATTTCAGTGGATCAAAAGCAAGTACCAAAAGACCACACAAAAGCACTAA